TCAGAATGGCTTGGGAATCAACGTGACCTTGTGCTGAGCCTTTGCAAAGCTCCAGAATTAGCTGAAATACAAGCACATTACATAAATGACAGGAAAAGCGACTTCTGTGGAGTAAGTGGCAAACAATTCTCACTCACCCGTGCTCTAAGACCCAGTATCAACTGGGCcctctgtgtgtgactgatCAGTCCAGGCACAGCCTCCGTCACCATGGACACAAACTCCTGGAGCTTCTCGTAATTCATCACATCTTTCTGCTTCGCCAGCTGCCACATAGCTGCAGACAGAAGCTGCAACGGGGGCACCAGGAGGCGAAGGGCAGACAGAGGCAGGGATGGGtctgaaacacagacatgtaATGAGAGACGTGGTTTCTGGAGGGCAGCAGTGAGCTTTTAATCCATTAAGCACTTGCAGACAAGTCATCAACACAAATCACTTTAGATTATTTACAATATTGTTTAAAGTCGCTCCTTCTTACAGATAGATCatgcaataaataaatcaacataCTAGCACAACAAGTGAAAAatatatgctttttattatgTATCATGAAAACTATCAGTTTTGAATAGAATAATTCCTGGATAAACTACTTTTTTGGTTTAAAATCAGCAGCTTGAAAAAGCGTTCTGTAGATCTGGGACAAATTATTTGAAGTCTGTAACGATTATCAAATAAAATCTGAACATAACACAATTATTTATTCTGGAACAACACGTATTTGACAGTTAGCGCAAGTCGTTGCTCCAATAAATAGACGGACCCGGCTAACGTAAACATAACGTTATGTAAACAATAGCGGAAGTCGCTTGTAAATAGACGTACCGCTTATTTTCTCGGTTGACCCAAGAATCTCCATTTATGCGAAACTTCTTCTGTGACAGTGAAGAATACATGAGCAACACTGATGTTTGGTTTAATGGCTAACATGCGCTGTTAGCACGCAGACACCCGCTTCGTCAAGTGTTCGTCTGCGTATCctttattcaaaataaaagtctcacattttagctgctccAATTTTTGTCAtaattcacacattcacaacaCAATTTAAATTAAGTTCGTGCCGGTAGTTTGACTAACAAACattgtttataaaaatataatattttcatttttaatcaaaTGGAAAAAGAACAAACGTTATGACTTGTGACGTCACGACGCAGTCACGCAGCCCAGAATCACATGAGTTGTTTCCCAGTAAATATTTCTCTACcgatttcattgtgtttttcgCTTAAAATTAAGCATATTACTGGTGACACTGCATTACACTTTACAGGGAGACTTTAATATTCGACATGGACGAGGACGGGCTCCCGCTCGTGGGGTCTGGAGTCGATCTTACTACGGTTGGTACTAGCATGCTTACATTGACGGTGGCTAACGAGCTAGCTGCCTGTTTGAGGAAATGAGAAGAAACGAGACAAAGTCACCTGTGCAGCAAATCCTATAGTAATACTAGAATAACACACCAGCTAGCGAGTTGGTCAATATGAATACATATAAAAGATCATAATATGGCTTTAGGTGTATTAGCTAATACTAATAAGTCTTAGCTTTGACACTATGTATACAGATGACATATTTGTACAATTATGTGTGATCATTGTCAAAACAGACAATTTAATATTTGTACAGATCTAAGGATTATACAACATTAAATTTCCATTGCAAAATTAGTTTTATACTTGGTACATCAGATGTGAaaggaataaaaaaattaagttTTATATGAATTTAAGTTCCTATATTAAGTGCATGGCTCTGCACGTGTTTTTTATTATCTACAACTTCGTTGTAAAGAACCAAAAGTAAAAGTTGCCCTCATCATCTGTTTTTCAGTGCTTCCCACTCTGGGTTCTCCCGCTTCTCTGTCGCCTTTGTGACCTAACTGTCTCGCTTTTGGTGTTTCCCCCAGGTTCCTGCTATTCAAGAGAGGAAAATCGTGGCCTATCTTAACCAGTTTGTTGTACATACAGTTCAGTTCCTGAATCGTTTCTCCACAGTTTGTGAAGAGGTTTGCGCTTCTTCTTATAGTTCCATTTTCGTTTTTGCATTCACTTGCGTAATCTTTTTACACATATTCTTATTTTCCCACAGAAACTCGCAGGCATATCTCTTCGCATACAGCAGATAGAAACCACCCTATGCATTTTGGAAGCCAAGGTGAGTTCCTGAGCCTCGCTAGCCAATCTACAGTTTTACCGCAGTGTGTGCATTTCACGTTATTTAGTAATATTTGCGTGATTTGAGCAGCTTTCCTCCATTCCTGGACTTGAGGACGTCACAATAGATAGACTGAGTCAGCAGCAACCTACACAGACTAATGGACCCACTCCAGCTAGTCAGAGCCAAGCAGATGCTCCAACAGCAGCAATGTTGCCACCTTCAGAGGTAAAAAAGCAACCTAGCAAATATATTCAGGCATACTTTACCGTAATAATTGGTATTAACCATAATTGAACTTAACTGTTACTTATTATTTCACAAAACCTTTGTAATTTGACGATTCATATTGCAGCCTGTTCAGACTGCACAAGAATCTGCACAGACCCAAACcccagaagcagctgcagagaatgGATTGACAGTTGCCAAAGACCCTCGTTATGCTCGGTACCTGAAAATGGTTCAAGTGGTGAGTCACTTATAACACCTGCTTCTGTTCTACAGGGATTAAAAGCATTTATGATCTGTCCTGTATCCTAATCTAAATTGATCTGTCTCAGGGGGTTCCAGTTATGGCCATTAGGAATAAAATGGTGATGGAGGGTTTGGATCCTAACTTGCTCGAGTGAGTGgtttaaattaaacatgttgctgcacATATGAATGTATTTTTCTTAGCTTTGTGCAACAAGGGTTAATTTCAATACTCTGTCATAATTCCATCACTACTCATGACAGCTCGCCAAACGCACCTGTGCCTGATGGAGGAAGCACAGAGGGTCAAGATGTCGCTGCCACCAGCTCTGACAGTGAATCATCCTTCAGTGACTGATGCGCCTCATCTACCCTCATCGCTGCAGAGCATCTCGTGAAGGTCTGTGCTCAGAAAGAGCTGGAGGTTGCAACCTGCCAGTGAAGGAGCACCACCAAGAAGGTGCAGATGTTAAACGCCTGGAAGAGTGATTGTAATTTCAGTGTGAATGAGCTGAGATGATCATTCAGACCTCATAGATTTAGATGCatcattattattctttttttaaataataatagtttccCTGTTGATTATGTAATCAGTAGTCTTCAGGCAACACAGTAGCATGTAGTTCCTCTACAAAATTCTCGTAGTCTTTTGTAGTAACACTGTCAATACAGTTTGATGCCTTTAAGGGATGCACACATCAGCCTGGCTTTGTATATTTGAATGTTAAAAACATGTGAATCACTTTGCTTAATCCAGGCAGAGAAACTGCCCCAGTGACCTGGTTCCAGTGTTACAGTACCTGTATAgaacctgtttgtctgtcaatcACGTTTGACTGCTCATTAGCAGGACGCCACATTTGCACTTGTCTGGCATTCTGGATGCTTGAAATACCTGTTGGTCTACATTTTAATGTGCTGAGAAACAGAAGTAAAAGGTTTCATCTTGCTTTGCAGAGTATTGTGAGAGatgctttttgctttgtttgttaatGGGTGGAAACAGTTGTTGTTTGATTCGGATCCAAATTGTTGTTTGTTGATTCATTTACCTTTACATGTAAAATCTAACCCTATCGACTCCACTTTGCAGAACAAACCTAATTACATGTCAACAATCGGACTCAATAATAGTAAAAAACGGTTGTGCACTAACTCTTAAGTGAATGGTTTACTAACTTACACTAAAAGATAAATTGGTGAGAAACTCCACGTTAGAATAAACTGGTTCTATTTTTTGTCATCAGCATATCTGTCATGCTTCAGTCTCTATTATTACTTTTATCAAAATTTTTGAGAACTTCCCtgaaaaaaggaaacactgaCTGTGAGGTGTGGAATACACAGAAAACATATCACTATCACATGGTGCTGGATCTAATACCAGTTGTAATTggttgttgaaaaaaaaaatctgtgcaGTAACCCTTTTTGATAAACACTCATGCAGTTTGATTAGGAGGTGCTTCTTTATTGTGCAGGTCAGCAGTGCTTGTTAATCTATACAGTACAGCAAAAATACAAGGAAATGGAGTTAACCTCCCATTGGAGTAAGTAGGCAATCTGTAGTGAAAACATTAATAATCAGCATCCATGTCACTCCTTCAGCCTGCAGAATTCGTCCCAGAGGTAGCCTGTGTctttctgctctgctgccaaTTCCAGCTCAATAAGTGGAAATCTAATTCTTAGAGCCTCGGTCTGTGGCGTGACCCGTCCAAGAGTGGGGCCCAGTGGCACCAAAGTCGAGGCATCGAGTCTTCAGTAGTTGATGTGATCCTCTCCTTTAACGATGTGTGGCCATTGACCATCATATGGTGGAtcatgtgtctgctgtgtgatgAACTTCTCCTAATACTGGTCACAAGTTTGACCGGACGTCTCGCTGGTGTGGCAATACTGGAGTGTTTGAGTAAACACAGCTGGCGTGAAGTAGGTttatgacatacagtatgtgatcgTATAAAACACTGtagttaaatgtaaaaataacaaGGTGAAAATTGCTTCAGTCTGGTTGTACGTGAAAATAATCATGTAAAAACCCACTATAAACATAAAAGCCTCACTTCAACCTATAAATACTGATAGTAGTGAAGTTTGGCTTAGACATGCAGATCAACTCTGCTCTGCAAATTCCAcattcacttgtaaagtaaagACCTGTTGACAATAAAGGACAGAAAACGATGAGTCAGATGAATCAAACAGCCATGACGTGTGCGTTAATAGGTTTTATACTCACTTTGAAATCATCGATGTATGTGAGGAAGAAGCAAACGAAACTGAAGGCGTTAATCCACTCGAACACAGCGCTGATTAAATGTAAAACGTAGTCCTGCAAGCAGAGTGAGTGCTGACGTGAGGTAACAAAAAGCTAAAACCACAATAATCACCATTAAACGTTTACTattcataatttaatatttttcagATTAGTAGATCATACAATCCATCTCACCTTGTCTctggtgtgtctgtgcagaacgGTTTGCTTCACAAACTGCGCACATGCCACAGCTGAGTTATTATTAAGAAAAACACCCCCGGATGCATCGAAGAAATGCTGTTTCTGATCCATTCAAGCCCCGTATTTGACATTTGTGAAAGGATACTCGGGATGAACGCTAGGGCAGCGATGATGCAGACGGCCAAACGTGCCCGACACACACTTAGAGACGACCCATAGGGATAGGCCTGATATGATATCACAGTCTGGAGGATTGTGTATATAACACCAGAGACGAAGAAGATCAGGGCTCCTATATCGTGAACTATAGTCACCGCTGTTTCCTGCAAAATAATTAGGCCTGTGTTAAATTCTGCTCCTGAGATTCAAAAGCACACTATGTATAAACACATACCTGGAACGTTGCAACCATGCACATACCCAAACAGGAGAGCATTCCAAACCACAGGCCACACTCATTGAGACGTGGGCTCAGCCTTGTCAGCTGTTTTAGCTGCTCCACAAACTTGTATCTGGAGTAGATGGTGACTGTGGCTGTGCAAAAGTCGAACATTTAATTTACCACAACATCTTGTGACAAAAAAAGACTCCTTTTTGCGTTTCTAACCAGCCGTGCTTTCATTTTACACAAAGGGGAAATGTGACTAAGCTCTTTGGAAAGTTTGCTTCCACCTTTGAAAAAGTCCGACTGTTGCAACTGTGGGAGAAGAGACGAAATGTGACGCTGCACATTCTCACGGTGACCGACGTGAACGTACCCGCACACGCAGAAACGAATGTCAGCAGGCCGAAGACGCAGCTCTCTGGAGGGCGGGCACCGGCGTCACTGCCAATACAGAGAGACCCCCTCAGTCCAAACTTTAGACTGGTGGCATGCTGCCTTTCTTAAATTAAACAGACATTCTAAAGTGGAGAAGTGGAAAAACGTCTAAAGCTGCATCACTCTCCTTACAGAACAGATGTGAACGCATCTGGAGCTTGGGCATCAGCCAAGTTAAAGCGCACAAAAACGAAACTAACTCTGCTTCGACTGAGCGTTGTGTTTTACACACATTACTTCTACAATATTAAATGGGAACCATGCACGCTCTCACATTTGCAATGTAGTTTTGAACTAAGCCATGCCTTGTTGGTTCTTGTCTTACGCATATACATGGTTAACACTTACCTAATGTACGGGAAGACAACATCGACGTCGCGTCGGAAAATCGCGATCAGATATGGAACAATGAAAGTGCAAGAGGACGAGATGACCAGAAAGGCAGGTAGGAAGCACAGTCCTTGCTGGAACCAAAACATCTCTCAGAGATTTGAACCGGAACTTCCAGAGAACGCAGGCAGGCGCGCGCGTAAAGGTACTGTAGCAGCCTCACAATAAGCAGGTCAGCGCTGAAGTCTGTGGCATCTGCTACCGACAGTCACATGGTCCTGTGTGAAGAGGAATGATCTTGAGCAAGACGCTGATATTTAATATAAGATACAGTAAGTGGTTCCCCAAACGCCCGTGGGCCGGACTTTACGCAAATCAACGTGGCCACTTTTTTACCCCCTCCGGTTCCTTCCTCGCTTTTGTCTAACGCGCTGTTGTATGTTAAGTGGATGAAATCGATACAGTTATGGCCTAATTTATGTGTAAGCATCCTCGTTAAACACTCACAACATTAGATTTGTAtagttatattattatattttattattatatttttattttatttttgaagctTGCCAGTGCTTACCTTGGCCACAGTCTGACATACATATCTACAACAATTAGATGGTCAGTACATATTCGGGCTGTTACATTTGTTTGCAGAAAAATAACAAGTTTGCAATAAAACTTTCAAACGTTTTCTCAGGTGTGTTTGCAAAAAAACTCACAGCATAGCAGCATAACAATGAGTGCgtgaaacacaaactgcagtacctcaaaactatttttaaatattaatacactAAATAGTAAATAGACCTTCACAAAGGTCAACTATTTTAACTCCAGCGCCGAGCGAGACCATGAAGGCATCACGGGGCAGCTCctcaccagcagggggcgacgtTGAGCCGCTCGCTGACAGCAGCGTCGCCGCCGTAGAGGAAGCGTGAAATGTATGGTCGGTTGTCATGTGTCATAGCGTCTGGCTGGCGGTCAGCTGACAGATCCGGTTCGTTTTGTGATGTTTACTTTCTTTGTGTGGCGCCTGTAGCTGCGTTTCGCTGAATGAATGCATCGCTATGCTTCGCCGAGACGAACCATGGTAGTCGTCAACTCGCTGCTCAAGCTGGTCCAGAGGCAGACGTACACCTGCCTGTCGCACCGCTACGGGCTCTACCTCTGCTTCGGTGGGATCGTCCTCATGATCGTTTCCGCCTTTCAGTTCGGAGAAGTGAGCaaacctgtttctgttttttaccACGAGTCTGTGTTTGCTAACGAGCCGTTTTAAGCTTAGCCTGTAGCTAATCTTAGCTCGTTGTCACCAGACTTCTTTTAATAATGTGCCCTTTTTAAATTAATCTGCCTTTTAGTCAAATTTACGCAACGTGTTGGCTTTCAGTTGAAACTCTAATGAATATTTGAGGTACTCGTACAATTTCGGCCTCATAGAAAATCACCAGTGGTCCCTCATTTCTGTTATATCCAGTCTTTTAGCTTCTGAAACCCACTTAAAGGAGGTTGACCTTTCACATATGTGCCCTGCTTATTTAGAGACCATCAGTTCTTTGGATTATTCTAAAAGGTTCCCAAAAAATCAGAAAGCAGCAAGGTGTGGTTGTGGATTTTGATGCCTGAGATATTTGTGTTAGGGTTAGGGGGCATACATGTAAAATTGTCTCCTCTTCGTGCAGGTGGTGGTCGAGTGGAGCCGAGACCAGTATCATGTGCTGTTTGACTCCTACAGAGACAACGTGGGTGGAAAGTCCTTCCAAAGCCGGTGAGAGACTTATCGCACCTCAagagacacacacgctccacGCTTGTGTCAGTATTGCGTGATGCGAGCTCGTCTCTCTGCAGGCTCTGTCTCCCCATGCCCATCGACGTGGTCTATACGTGGGTGAACGGCACAGACACGGccctgctgaaggagctgaaggcggTCAAAGAGCAGCTGATCGAAGAGCAAAAGGCTCTGAGGTATTTGTGGCTCTGCTGTCTGTGCTAATGTAGGGGGTCCAGAGAAGTTTAATGGTTGTAGGTTGTCATTAGCTCTGGTTAGAAATAAGCCGTTGCTAAGGGGCGATCCTGAATGGGATGCTTCAGAGTATGAGCTGAATTAGGACaaaggcttcagctgcagctttatcaCTTTCACTCTGATTGACTTGTTTAGACGTAGCCCAGAAAGGGAGAATTTCAAATCAAAGGTCAGAGTGTCTCTGTGTTGTTCTGTcttcaacaggaagcaggagaaaacCTATAGAAATGTTGCAGTTATTCTCTTAATGACCTCACCCAACCTGTGTGAGTAAACCCACAATTACTGCTGTCGCACACAGGGAACGGCTGGGAAAGAATGCAAGCGAGACGACCGAGGTGCCAAAAGACAGGTGAGCCCTCGTGAGgagtctgtgtcactgtcactcaTTAAAATGAGCAGAAGGCCGTGTGGTGGTCAGACGTCTGTGCTGGAGAAACAGCAGTTAGTGTCATAACTGACACAGGAAGCTGTGGTGGGAGATACCACAGGAAGATATAAGTCAAGTGTGTGAACTAGTCGGATTCCAGAAGATACAAATCTAGCAGTTCTGATTCTTGAGGCAAAAGAATGACTCAATAATAAATAGTGAGTGACCGCATTGTGGTTTAGTTATATTTGTCATGTTTTATGGAAATGAACATCAATGAAATATGGGGACACACAAAAATGTCGTCCTATtgtaaaaacaaatgacaaaactcTTTTAGCCTCTTTGAAGGTGTGACTTTAAGGAGGAGGTTTCCTGTGTGTGCACCACCACAACCACTGGGCGACCTGTGAAAGCTAGAACCGCAGACGGAAAGAGGGTCTCGGTGCATCGTTTTCACAAAGGAAGCAGCCTGGTGGCGTTCGAGCGTGTGCAAATGGCCGTTGTTCTGTTTGCTCGCAGCGCCAAGCCCGAGTGCCTGCTGTCCCACTGCATCGTGGCGCCCATGCTGGCCCTGGACCCCGCTCTGCCGGCCAACGTCACGCTCAAGGAGCTGCCGTCGCTCTCGCCCGCCTTCTCCGCTGccaaagagctgctgctcctgaacaAACCCTTCCACCCGTCCACCACCGTCTCCGTGGTCGTCTTCCACTCGCAGGCCGACGGTAAAAAAAAAGCCCCCAAAGCGATCATTCCCACGAGCACCAGCAGGGAGGGCGGGGGAAAAAAGCAAGCGGTGCGATAACTGGAGCCAGTAGGCAAATTCCCACCGAGATAAAGCTTATTTACCTTGCAAAGAAAGTTTGGTCAATTCATTAATACTTAAGCAAATTTGTGGCCAGCTGACACTTTCTTCCACAATATGAGGCATGGAACATAGGCGGTCCTAAATAGAGTCAGTTTGTGTGGAGCACGGTGCAGATGAGGAAACTGCAAATTTGCTTCTAAATTCTGTCGACTCCTGTTTGTGGCCTCTCTTGACAGCTGTGAAGGCCTTTACTGACGTGGCTAAAGAAGATGTGAAGTTCTCCGTGTCCAGATGTTACCTGGTGAGTTTTTCATGTTTGTTGGCGCATGTGTGGCGTTCCGGTCACGTCCCCTGACGCGTGCGTCTATGCGCTCCATCAGACGACGGATAAGGAGGCTCCCGGTCTGCTCCGGATGCAGACGCTCGCCTACATGAGCGGCTTCCCGGCTTCCTTCAaggagacggagcagctgcGGGTCAAGCTGCCGCCTGCCATCACCAACAGGATCAAACAGGTAAAGCTGCCATTCCTGAAGTATTCTTGAGGGCGGTGTTGATTATTGTCTGTCCGTAGATGCTTCTCTGCCACCAGATGTCGCTGTCAGAGCATCTTTTTAAAGCACTGATGACGTTACTGCATCACTGCTGCAACACGATGCATTTGTGTGCACAGATTAGACTTGGATCTTTTTATACATGCGGCTCCTCTAGCCTCATACGTACTCGTTGTGCAGCTCTGCTGTTTCGTCCCTCTGTGTCCAGTGTGGATGGAGGGCCTCTCTGTAGCCGGGCTGAAGGCTGCTTTGTGTACCTAATAATTTTCTGCTGTATATTTTGAGAGGGAGGAATGCCACTAACGAGCACGGATTACTAAATAATCAGAGAAAACAAAAGGGCGCCGCCATAGAGCTGGTCGACCCTGTGGCCCCAGCAGACGCGTGGGATGAGCATTAGTCGCCGTTTGTCCCGTCTGATGATCCGCTCACGTGGCCGAGACAATTAGATGACATCTTTTGTAACTACCCTTGTTAGACAGTATTTAAGAGCCTAAAAAATCACCATCACTACGCCTTCAAAAATGCACCTTGGTTGAACTTTGTGTTGACAGAAATGCAGGTGAGATTTCTCATGTTTTACAAGTTGCTATGACAGATAAAAGTTACAGAAGCAATATTCAGTCGATGAATTAATAAAGCCAAGATAAGAGGAAATGTAAACAGGTAAATATATGCAAAATGCGTCAATCATTGCTGTTGCTAGTTGTGTTCCAGCTCACTGGGGGTTGGGAGCCAGTCGGAGCTGTCTGAAAATAAAAAGGTCAAAATCAGTAAATGTACAAGCGTGTCCAGCAGCTCGGTTCCTCTTCAGCTCTGTGATTAAGTGGCGCATTATGTGAGGACACGTTGGTGCAGAACGCCTGTGACTTCATCTGATATTAAATGTAGGTTAACAGCGTTTCACCCACGTATCCTCCTGGAAACCAGTTGTCCCGTCGTTCCCTGCATTCGCGCCCCGGTCCTCGGCGTCGGGCACAGCGGGTCACGTGATAATAACCGGGGGGGATTCATGCTGTAACTCTAGCGGGCTGCGTGGGGGGTTAACATTAGAACAACTGTCAGGAGTGGCCCCGTGCCAGGCAGCGCAAGGAGGTCACCCAGGCTCTTACATgtacttcctcttcttcactgcTCGCCTGCATCACGCCAAGCTGGAGGGGAAACTATGATGTGATGGACAGGGTCCAGGAAGGAAGGTGttgaataagtgtgtgtgtgtgtgtgtgtgtgtgtgtgtgtgtgtgtgtgtgtgtgtgtgtgtgtgtgtgtgtgtgtgtgtgtgtgtgtgtgtgtgtgtgtgtgtgtgtggggggggggcgtttaaGACTGCAGGAATCCTGCCACACTTGCCACCCACACACTGCACAGTGTGGAGTTCAAGGTGTTTCCTGGTGCCGCGGGGCAGTTTCTGTGAAACAGGGATGATGTGCATAGTGTCGCAGCGAACGCCGGGCGCTGAGAGACGCTCGTTATTAATAGCTGTCGTTCGACTGAGCGCCCGGTGCTGAAAGCCGCCCCGCCGCCCCTCGTCATCTGCTCGTGCCGTCGCCTGTCAAGCTGCGGCCGTGCTGTTGTGTACAAGCCCGCTGATGTGTTTGTATTAACGTGTATTTTTAT
Above is a window of Betta splendens chromosome 9, fBetSpl5.4, whole genome shotgun sequence DNA encoding:
- the washc3 gene encoding WASH complex subunit 3, whose protein sequence is MDEDGLPLVGSGVDLTTVPAIQERKIVAYLNQFVVHTVQFLNRFSTVCEEKLAGISLRIQQIETTLCILEAKLSSIPGLEDVTIDRLSQQQPTQTNGPTPASQSQADAPTAAMLPPSEPVQTAQESAQTQTPEAAAENGLTVAKDPRYARYLKMVQVGVPVMAIRNKMVMEGLDPNLLDSPNAPVPDGGSTEGQDVAATSSDSESSFSD
- the dram1 gene encoding DNA damage-regulated autophagy modulator protein 1, with the translated sequence MFWFQQGLCFLPAFLVISSSCTFIVPYLIAIFRRDVDVVFPYISDAGARPPESCVFGLLTFVSACAATVTIYSRYKFVEQLKQLTRLSPRLNECGLWFGMLSCLGMCMVATFQETAVTIVHDIGALIFFVSGVIYTILQTVISYQAYPYGSSLSVCRARLAVCIIAALAFIPTVACAQFVKQTVLHRHTRDKDYVLHLISAVFEWINAFSFVCFFLTYIDDFKVFTLQVNVEFAEQS